CGCCATCGCTTTATGGCTGGGGCGTTCTATTTCCATGGCGGCAGTGTTGGCCTGGGCATTACTGGCGGTGGTTATGATCGATCCGTGGTCAGTACTCTCGCCGGGCTTCTGGCTATCGTTTGGCGCCATTGCGGTCATTCTGCTTGTATCTGCCGGAAGGATCGGCAGGACGCACTGGTTGAGCGGGTGGACACGGGTGCAATGGGCCATCACCCTTGGTTTGATACCCCTATTGTTGGCGATGTTCCAGCAAGTATCGCTGGTTTCACCCTTAGCCAACGCGATCGCCATTCCATTGGTCAGCCTGGTAGTGGTTCCCTTTACGCTGTTGGCAACACTACCTCCCCTGGGTTTCATGTTGCTGCCGGCGCACTGGGTACTAAGCGGATGCATGCAGCTAATGCAGTGGATGAGCGATGTGCCGCAAGCGATCTGGAGTCAGCATGCGCCGCCTGCCTGGGCAGTGGCAGCTGGAATGGCCGGCATTTGCTGGATGTTGCTACCCGGAAGGCTGGGGCTGGGTCTTCCCTCGGGATTCCCTGCTCGCTGGCTGGGCGGAGTCGCGCTACTGCCGATCTTTCTAACGCCCCCGCAAAATCCTTCGCCAGGTGAATTATGGGTGACGGTGCTGGACGTAGGTCAGGGATTGGCGGTAGTTGCACGCACCCAAAACCATGCCCTGCTGTACGATACCGGGCCGGGCTTCAATCTGGAAGCGGACAGCGGTAACCGCACGATTATCCCCTTCCTTCGGGGCGAGGGCGTGAAACGTATTGATGCCATGATCGTGACTCATTCCGACGCCGACCATAGTGGCGGAGCATTGTCCGTGCTCCAGGCAGTACCAGTGGACTGGCTGGTTTCATCCTTAAAGGAAGATCACCCCATACAGTTGGCTGCCACAAGTACGCATCAATGTCGAGCGGGAGAATCGTGGCAATGGGATGACGTCAGGTTCGAAATGCTACATCCACCGGATCAGAGCTACAGTAATCCCAAGCTTAAAACCAACGCGATGAGTTGCGTGATGAAAATCACCACTTCGCACGGTAGCGTACTGCTGCCGGCCGACATCGAAAAGAAATCGGAATATCAGTTGGTCGAACGTGCCGGGGATGCGCTAGCCGCGACGGTCCTGGTTGCACCGCATCACGGCAGTAAAACTTCCTCGACGACTGAGTTTGTGAGCCGGGTGAATCCCAGGCTGGTAATATTCACCGTCGGTTACCGTAACCGCTTTGGTCATCCGAAGAACGAAGTGGTGGAGCGTTATAAGTCAATCGGAAGTCGATTGCTACGGAGCGATACGGATGGGGCGGTATCGCTGCGCTTTGCAAATAGCGAAATTACGGTGCAAACCGCTCGCTCGCTACGCCGTCGCTACTGGCACGACATCCCATCATAGCGGCTTGACGATTCTGGATTTCGTTGTTGGGTCTCGCAGAAGACTTCAGAATCGGTTCTGATCGTTCATCAAAAGGAGAGACGTAAACTTAATAATGGGCAACGCGGCATCGGACTCGGGCTCAATGGCCTCTCATTCTTCTTCCGCGGCTGCTCCGCTCGTAACCGACGAGTGGAACGCATCCGTATGGCTGGATACGTTGCCACCCATCTTTTCTCCTGCCGAAGTGGAAGCATTCGGCCATGCCCTCGACTTTTCCCAACCGTTTTATGCAGGCAAATTGCTCCTCACCGGTGAGCCCGCCGCGGAGCACATGCACGGCGTGGTGTTGATTCTTGCTTCGTTGCGGGTCGACGCCGATACTCTTATGGCGGGCATCCTGCATTCCGTACCGCTGTATCTGGATGGATACCAGGAGAAGCTGAACGCGACTTTTAATCCGACGGTAGCTCACCTGGTGGAAGGCGTTGCGCGCATGGGTCGCATCCATACGCTGGGAGCCCGCAATGTTCCGGACCGCAGCGCGCAAGTGGAGGCATTGCGCAAAATGCTTCTCGCAATGGCGGAGGACATTCGCGTCGTTATCATTGCCCTTGCGGCTCGGGTACAAACGATGCGCTACATTGCTGCCAATAACGTTCATGGCAGAGCGGAAATCGCGCACGAGACAATGGACATATTTGCCCCATTGGCTAACCGCCTCGGGCTGTGGCAGGTAAAGTGGGAACTGGAGGATTTTTCGTTCCGGATACTCGAGCCGGAACGTTATAAAAAAATCGCCCGTTTGCTGGAAGAGACTCGCCGCGTCCGCGAAGATTACATCGCCACGGTGGTGGCGAAATTACAGGGTGAATTGCGGCGGACGGGAATCAAGGCTGAGGTTACCGGACGCCCTAAGCACATCTATAGTATTCACAGGAAAATGCAACGCAAGGGACTGGACTTCGAGGAAATACACGATTCCCGCGCCTTGCGCGTTCTTGTGGAGGATGTGAAAGACTGCTATGCCGTGCTCGGGACGGTGCACAATCTTTGGATCCCCATCCCGAAGGAGTTCGACGACTACATCGCGCGACCGAAAGGAAATGATTACCGATCCCTGCATACCGCCGTGCTCGGCCCTGAAGACAAGGTAGTGGAAGTGCAGATCCGTACATACGAAATGCATCGTCATTCGGAGATGGGGTTTGCCGCGCACTGGCGCTATAAGGAGGGTGCAAAACGAGATTCCAGGTATGATGAAAAAATCGCCTGGTTAAGACAAATCCTCGAATGGAGGAACGATGTAGCGGATGCGGGCGAACTGGCCGAGCATTTCAAGGTTGCGCTGTTCGAGGATTCAATATATGTATTGACCCCGCAGGGCAGGGTGATTGCTCTACCGAAAGGCGCTACGCCGGTGGATTTTGCCTATCATATTCATAGTGATCTGGGCCACCGCTGCCGCGGAGCGAAAGTCGACGGTGTCATGGTGCCGCTCGACTACCAGTTGCACAATGCGCAACGCGTCGAAATCATCTCGGCCAAACAGGGCGCCCCCAGTCGTGATTGGCTCAATCCCGCCTTGGGGTATCTCAAAAGCCAGCGGGCAAGAGCAAAAGTCAGGCAATGGTTTAGCGGTCAAGAGCGTGAAGCTTTATTGGCCCAGGGCCGGGCGCTGGTGGAGAAGGAATTGCAGCGTCATGGCATGACTGCGCTAGGGCTGGACAAGCTTGCTGCTGAATTTAAATTCCCCAAACTCGATGCATTTTTGGCTGCGGTCGCTCGAGGCGAGATCGGCAGCCGGCAATTATCGAATTTTCTAGGCGAGAAAATCCCATCCCCGGCAGCTCAAGGTTCCGAAGCGCCCGCCAGCGCCATGCCCGTTTCGGCAACGCCGACAGGTATCGTCGTTGCCGGTGTCGATAAACTGCTCACCGTTCTGGCTAAATGTTGCAAGCCAGCGCCACCCGACCCCATCGTCGGCTTTATCACACATGGACGCGGTATCACAATACACCGACAGGGGTGCGCCAGTTTGTCGCGATTGGCTGGAGATAGCGCCGAGCGCATTATCACAGCGGAGTGGGGCGCGGCCGATATGTCAAAAAGTGCAGGTTATGAGGTGGATGTTGAGATCGAAGCCCTTGACCGGCAGGGATTGCTGCACGATGTCTCGACTATTCTGCTACGAGAAAAAATAAATGTGACCGCCACTCGTACCCAAAGTCACCAACATACCGCTGTCATGCGTTTTACCCTGATGATCACAGGTCTGACACAGTTGAGCCGGCTTCTGGGATTGATACAGAGCCTGCCCGGGGTGACATCGGTTTCCCGGAAGTGAGCGCCAATGCCGTGGCGAACCAGGGGACTCGCTACTGCCGATTTGTTTCTTCCGCCCATCGCTCACGAATTTGACCGGGCATTTTTTGCCGGGCTGCTGCTTATGCCGCATGGCGAAGTGCGACCTGGCAGGCGCGTCATCGCGGCAACAAGCGATCGGCAGGCTTTGCCTCCAAACTGCTCAGCCAGTCCTTCATACCTCTGCGCGTGCTGCTCGGCATGTGCTCATCCGGTACCAGGGACTTCTATCGCTCCTCAGGCAGGTCGTCCTTCCCCTTGCCGAAGTTCTATGCATCTGATTTCCGCCCTTAATTGTGGTTGCGCCTCCTGCATTGATCTGTTTAACCCATTGTCCCGTCAATCAAAAACCCTTCTTTTATCCTTGACTTTGCTATTTTTTTTATTTACAGTGGGCAAAAGTGGGAAAAAGTGGGGGAAGTTTTCCGGTAACTTCATCCTGCAAATAAGGGAGCACAATGTTTCGCGGTGGGACACCTATCAGTCTCGACAACAAGGGTAGACTCGCGGTGCCTGCAAAATACCGCGAAGACCTTTTATCGCTTTGCGGGGGCCGCCTGGTCATTACCGCCGATCCGTCCAAGTGCTTGCTCGTCTATCCGCATTCCGTGTGGGAACCGATTGAGCAAAAGCTCAACAGTCTTTCCAGCTTTAATCCACAAACACGCAGTTTGCAACGTCTTCTCGTTGGCAATGCAAGCGACGTGGACATGGATGGCGCGGGCCGTATTCTCGTGCCGCCTCCGTTGCGTCATTTTGCGGGCTTGACCAAAGATGTGGTTCTGGTTGGACAAGGTGCGAAGTTTGAGTTGTGGGACGGCGAGAAATGGAATCAGCAAATCGAAAATGCGCTCACTTTCAAGGACGGCATCCCGGCGGAACTTGACGGTTTCTCGCTGTAAGCCGTGGTTGATGCCTCAGCGCATACGCCGGTGTTACTGCAGGAAGCGGTGGATGCCCTGGCAGTCAAGCCAGGAGGGACATATGTTGATGGAACATTTGGCCGTGGCGGACATAGCCGGTTGATATTGGAGCAACTGGGAGAATACGGAAGGCTGATAGCGTTTGACAGGGACCCGGCGGCCTGGGCGGCAGGGGAGGCTTTTAGGGACGAACGCTTCCGCATGATCCACAGCAGTTTTTCGCGGATACAGGAGATATTGGTGCAATTAGATGTGGAGCGGGTGGACGGGATATTGCTCGATTTGGGAGTGTCGTCACCACAACTTGAAGAAGCGGATCGCGGTTTCAGCTTTCGCCTGGATGGTCCGCTAGATATGCGAATGGATACGAGCGAGGGACAGACCGCCGCAGAGTGGCTCGCCGCTGCTTCTGAAGCTCATCTGGAAGAGGTGATAAGAAATTATGGAGAGGACCGGTTTGCTAAACAGATTGCAAGAGCGATTGTTGCGGCTCGATCGCGGGAGCCCATCGCCACTACACACCAGCTTGCCGCGATCGTGGCATCCGCGGTGCGTTCGCGCAAGGGGGAAGGTAAGCAAAATCCGGCGACCCGCACTTTTCAGGCTATCAGGATTTATATCAACCAGGAGCTTGAGAAATTGTCGCTGGTCCTGCCGCAATGCGTGGAAGTATTGAAGCCCGGCGGGCGGCTCGTTGCCATCAGTTTCCACTCCCTGGAGGACCGAATTGTGAAGCGTTTTATGCGTGAGGCGGCGAACGCCGACAGATTGCCGAAGGAAGTGCCGCTGCGGGCGACAGAAGTGCAGCGTCTAAGCCGGCACAAGCTGCGCGTGGTAGGTAAGGCGGTCAGTCCGACTGCGGAAGAGTTGGCAAGAAACCCTCGCGCTCGCAGCGCAGTGATGCGGGTGGCGGAGCGGCTGAACACCACATAGCTGAAGCTTGGCATGAGAGTGTTCGCGGTTAAATGAGAGACTGATGTGACCAGAATAAACATTCTGTTGACTTTGATCCTCATCGCCTGCGCGCTGAGTGTTGTGACTTCACAGCACAAGGCGCGCAAGCTTTTTGTAGAACTGGAAAATGAACAGGCGCTGGCGCGGCGGCTGACCGTAGAGTGGGGACAATTACAGCTTGAACAGAGCACTTGGGCGATGCATACACGTGTAGAAAAGATCGCTACGGAGGAGCTGCACATGCGGCTGCCGGACGCG
The window above is part of the Nitrosospira sp. Is2 genome. Proteins encoded here:
- a CDS encoding DNA internalization-related competence protein ComEC/Rec2 is translated as MQGYFLAFAMGVILLQQQAELPEVFWAGALLPLAVSVFFLLRYQTTLLAVIGRTLLAILFLGSGFFWAAALAQWRISDALPHEWEGRDIRLVGVVAELPQANESGVRFVFDVEQVLTRDARVPERISLAWYKEGGRSSNPEVVPPQIGAGERWQLTARLKRPHGTNNPHGFDFEQWALERNIRATGYVRKSDENMRLEQMVNRPAYQVERLRQEVRERFLAILPDHAYTGILVALAVGDQRAIPREQWQILTRTGVNHLMSISGLHVTMVSGLIFSLFYGLWRRSYRLTLRIPARKAAAVAGLAAALGYALLAGFAVPAQRTVYMLAAIAIALWLGRSISMAAVLAWALLAVVMIDPWSVLSPGFWLSFGAIAVILLVSAGRIGRTHWLSGWTRVQWAITLGLIPLLLAMFQQVSLVSPLANAIAIPLVSLVVVPFTLLATLPPLGFMLLPAHWVLSGCMQLMQWMSDVPQAIWSQHAPPAWAVAAGMAGICWMLLPGRLGLGLPSGFPARWLGGVALLPIFLTPPQNPSPGELWVTVLDVGQGLAVVARTQNHALLYDTGPGFNLEADSGNRTIIPFLRGEGVKRIDAMIVTHSDADHSGGALSVLQAVPVDWLVSSLKEDHPIQLAATSTHQCRAGESWQWDDVRFEMLHPPDQSYSNPKLKTNAMSCVMKITTSHGSVLLPADIEKKSEYQLVERAGDALAATVLVAPHHGSKTSSTTEFVSRVNPRLVIFTVGYRNRFGHPKNEVVERYKSIGSRLLRSDTDGAVSLRFANSEITVQTARSLRRRYWHDIPS
- a CDS encoding bifunctional (p)ppGpp synthetase/guanosine-3',5'-bis(diphosphate) 3'-pyrophosphohydrolase, encoding MGNAASDSGSMASHSSSAAAPLVTDEWNASVWLDTLPPIFSPAEVEAFGHALDFSQPFYAGKLLLTGEPAAEHMHGVVLILASLRVDADTLMAGILHSVPLYLDGYQEKLNATFNPTVAHLVEGVARMGRIHTLGARNVPDRSAQVEALRKMLLAMAEDIRVVIIALAARVQTMRYIAANNVHGRAEIAHETMDIFAPLANRLGLWQVKWELEDFSFRILEPERYKKIARLLEETRRVREDYIATVVAKLQGELRRTGIKAEVTGRPKHIYSIHRKMQRKGLDFEEIHDSRALRVLVEDVKDCYAVLGTVHNLWIPIPKEFDDYIARPKGNDYRSLHTAVLGPEDKVVEVQIRTYEMHRHSEMGFAAHWRYKEGAKRDSRYDEKIAWLRQILEWRNDVADAGELAEHFKVALFEDSIYVLTPQGRVIALPKGATPVDFAYHIHSDLGHRCRGAKVDGVMVPLDYQLHNAQRVEIISAKQGAPSRDWLNPALGYLKSQRARAKVRQWFSGQEREALLAQGRALVEKELQRHGMTALGLDKLAAEFKFPKLDAFLAAVARGEIGSRQLSNFLGEKIPSPAAQGSEAPASAMPVSATPTGIVVAGVDKLLTVLAKCCKPAPPDPIVGFITHGRGITIHRQGCASLSRLAGDSAERIITAEWGAADMSKSAGYEVDVEIEALDRQGLLHDVSTILLREKINVTATRTQSHQHTAVMRFTLMITGLTQLSRLLGLIQSLPGVTSVSRK
- the mraZ gene encoding division/cell wall cluster transcriptional repressor MraZ, whose product is MFRGGTPISLDNKGRLAVPAKYREDLLSLCGGRLVITADPSKCLLVYPHSVWEPIEQKLNSLSSFNPQTRSLQRLLVGNASDVDMDGAGRILVPPPLRHFAGLTKDVVLVGQGAKFELWDGEKWNQQIENALTFKDGIPAELDGFSL
- the rsmH gene encoding 16S rRNA (cytosine(1402)-N(4))-methyltransferase RsmH, producing MVDASAHTPVLLQEAVDALAVKPGGTYVDGTFGRGGHSRLILEQLGEYGRLIAFDRDPAAWAAGEAFRDERFRMIHSSFSRIQEILVQLDVERVDGILLDLGVSSPQLEEADRGFSFRLDGPLDMRMDTSEGQTAAEWLAAASEAHLEEVIRNYGEDRFAKQIARAIVAARSREPIATTHQLAAIVASAVRSRKGEGKQNPATRTFQAIRIYINQELEKLSLVLPQCVEVLKPGGRLVAISFHSLEDRIVKRFMREAANADRLPKEVPLRATEVQRLSRHKLRVVGKAVSPTAEELARNPRARSAVMRVAERLNTT
- the ftsL gene encoding cell division protein FtsL, whose translation is MTRINILLTLILIACALSVVTSQHKARKLFVELENEQALARRLTVEWGQLQLEQSTWAMHTRVEKIATEELHMRLPDASRVQIISLTAPADPAASLETPK